The proteins below come from a single Chryseobacterium nepalense genomic window:
- a CDS encoding GLPGLI family protein: protein MNWKILFKTLCVLITLIFNQSIAQNYKVYYRMNYKTDSLEEEIKNKNMILLIKDDKSKFYSQEQFENDSTVIENRKKGVKSQIKYDYAFMIIKDSKTKKLSKFTSLFSDLYQLSEKAPDFDWKIMPETKSIAGYTCQKASLSYSGRNWEIWFTSDISLQEGPSIFNGLPGLIIYMKDTKNNYEFSFTGIKKDEITDIIFFSTPFLEVTKKQLAKVLIDHYNDPYREMKTGNIKVLWQDENGKPFKPDYKELTKNEQQYIKKNNNPIELADAIKYP, encoded by the coding sequence ATGAACTGGAAAATATTATTTAAAACATTATGTGTTCTTATAACATTAATTTTTAATCAGTCGATTGCACAAAATTACAAAGTATATTATCGTATGAATTACAAAACAGATTCATTAGAAGAAGAGATTAAAAATAAAAATATGATCTTACTGATAAAAGACGATAAATCTAAATTTTATTCTCAAGAGCAATTTGAAAATGATTCCACAGTAATTGAAAATAGAAAGAAAGGAGTTAAGAGCCAGATTAAATATGACTATGCCTTTATGATTATAAAGGATTCTAAGACAAAAAAATTATCAAAATTTACCTCTTTATTCAGTGATCTATATCAGCTATCGGAAAAAGCTCCAGATTTTGACTGGAAAATAATGCCTGAAACAAAAAGCATTGCTGGTTATACCTGTCAGAAAGCATCATTAAGTTATTCTGGTCGTAATTGGGAAATATGGTTTACATCTGATATATCTTTACAGGAAGGTCCATCTATTTTCAATGGATTACCCGGACTGATTATTTATATGAAAGACACTAAAAATAATTATGAATTCAGCTTTACAGGAATAAAAAAAGATGAGATTACAGATATAATTTTTTTCTCTACACCCTTCCTGGAAGTAACAAAGAAACAACTTGCAAAAGTTCTTATTGATCATTACAACGACCCATATAGAGAAATGAAAACAGGAAATATAAAAGTTCTCTGGCAAGATGAAAACGGCAAACCATTTAAGCCTGATTACAAGGAGCTTACAAAAAATGAACAGCAATACATTAAGAAAAACAATAATCCGATAGAATTAGCTGATGCAATAAAGTACCCTTAA
- the gwsS gene encoding grasp-with-spasm system SPASM domain peptide maturase: MTYKLFSDIILCKGHVRTLLLDTTRNLYYYIPNDFANILIDNIIIDFELLKKIYPESVKIINAYKKFLLKDELIFEVLDEEEASSFPKINLQYKQPFGIINTIIDIDAESNLSYLEKIEYDFEKLRVQSLQIRIFYINDIKILINFIDKISKSGDNFLKDIQIILVKNDFLNFNCYKVAKILHNYNIITQIDIYNYTEKNVDKMSSDKIFLHKKKIHNCKSCGEIAENMSTINLRIVSESHHHNSCLHKKISIDAEGNIRNCPSMPQSFGNIKDTTLEEALQQSDFKKYWNLTKDQIEVCKDCEFRYICTDCRAYTECSHINKEGLDTSKPLKCGYNPYTGEWEEWSTNPLKQKAIQYYELENII; this comes from the coding sequence ATGACATATAAACTATTTAGTGATATTATTCTGTGCAAGGGTCATGTGAGAACATTGCTATTGGATACAACAAGAAATTTATATTACTATATACCCAATGACTTTGCTAATATTTTAATCGATAATATCATTATAGATTTCGAATTATTAAAGAAAATATACCCAGAAAGTGTAAAAATAATCAACGCTTATAAAAAATTTCTGTTAAAAGATGAATTAATTTTTGAAGTTTTGGACGAAGAAGAGGCGTCATCATTTCCTAAAATTAATTTACAATATAAGCAGCCGTTTGGAATAATAAACACAATCATAGACATAGATGCTGAATCTAATCTATCATATTTAGAAAAAATTGAATATGATTTTGAAAAGCTACGCGTACAAAGTTTACAAATTAGAATTTTTTACATAAATGATATTAAAATATTGATAAATTTCATAGATAAAATTTCAAAGTCAGGAGATAACTTCTTGAAAGATATTCAAATTATCCTAGTAAAAAATGACTTCTTAAATTTTAATTGCTATAAAGTTGCTAAAATACTGCACAATTATAATATTATTACACAAATAGATATTTATAATTACACAGAAAAAAATGTAGACAAAATGTCTTCAGATAAGATTTTTTTGCATAAAAAAAAGATCCATAATTGTAAAAGTTGTGGAGAAATAGCAGAAAATATGAGCACAATTAATTTAAGAATAGTTTCCGAATCTCACCATCATAACTCCTGTCTCCACAAAAAAATATCAATTGACGCAGAAGGAAATATCAGAAACTGCCCTTCTATGCCACAAAGTTTCGGCAATATAAAAGACACAACATTAGAAGAAGCGTTACAGCAATCTGATTTCAAAAAATACTGGAATCTTACCAAAGACCAGATTGAAGTCTGCAAAGACTGTGAGTTCCGCTACATCTGTACAGATTGCAGAGCGTACACAGAATGCAGCCATATTAATAAAGAAGGATTAGACACTTCAAAACCTTTAAAATGCGGCTACAATCCATACACAGGAGAATGGGAAGAATGGAGTACCAATCCTTTAAAACAAAAAGCAATACAATACTATGAACTGGAAAATATTATTTAA
- the gwsG gene encoding grasp-with-spasm system ATP-grasp peptide maturase — MRLNIDEINNPKLYNIFIDFQSEKIIITDVLLNHKVNLEEIKIVWCRRFIDQSSESITKMAGIIDHNAVTLSKFIFAETNKFLRILFDFYPNWKWYDYYKDILSVEKMHVLKIAKKIGLTIPETYIANNLHPLQNIEKDLITKPIYEATSFNAKEGGIFVTHTKKVSDIKSTGKSFSNSLFQEEIKKRFEIRVFFLESKFYSMAIFSNKNKHTKVDFRNYDFKRPNRRIPFKLPQKIEDMLRNLMKELHLTMGSIDLIKSYDNQYYFLEVNPVGQFGMVSYPCNYFIEEELVLHLKNKLYAE; from the coding sequence GTGAGACTTAATATAGATGAAATAAATAATCCTAAACTATACAATATCTTTATTGATTTTCAATCTGAAAAAATAATAATAACCGATGTCTTACTAAATCATAAAGTCAATTTAGAGGAAATTAAGATCGTATGGTGTCGGAGATTTATTGACCAAAGCAGTGAAAGTATTACAAAAATGGCTGGTATAATTGATCATAATGCTGTTACTCTTTCAAAATTCATTTTTGCAGAAACTAATAAATTTTTAAGAATATTGTTTGATTTCTATCCCAATTGGAAATGGTATGATTACTATAAAGATATATTGTCCGTAGAAAAAATGCACGTTCTAAAAATTGCAAAAAAGATAGGATTGACCATTCCAGAAACATACATAGCAAATAATTTGCATCCCTTACAAAATATTGAAAAAGATCTAATTACTAAGCCTATATATGAGGCGACAAGCTTTAATGCTAAAGAAGGTGGAATATTTGTCACCCATACAAAAAAAGTTTCGGATATAAAAAGTACCGGGAAAAGTTTTTCAAATTCTCTTTTTCAGGAGGAAATAAAAAAAAGATTTGAAATTAGAGTGTTTTTTTTAGAAAGTAAATTTTATTCCATGGCAATTTTTTCCAATAAAAATAAGCATACAAAGGTTGATTTTAGAAATTATGACTTTAAACGACCTAATAGAAGAATCCCTTTTAAACTTCCTCAAAAAATAGAGGATATGTTGAGAAATCTGATGAAAGAATTACATCTGACGATGGGCTCTATTGATTTGATTAAAAGCTATGATAATCAGTATTATTTTTTAGAGGTCAATCCGGTGGGTCAATTTGGGATGGTTTCATATCCGTGTAATTATTTTATTGAAGAAGAATTAGTATTACACTTAAAAAATAAATTATATGCAGAATAA